ACATATTAGGGAGTCTACAAGCACCACTCTGTGTGTCCTTTTGGTCAGATCCTGACATGAAATATCTGAGAGGTCCACGATAGTGACAGTTTTTGCCCTCTCGAACGTCCTGTACCAGTCCAACTGGCAGCAGTTGAAAGTGTTTCCGTTGAGAAAAACAGTGTGGAGTTTCGTGGCTAACACGTTAGCCTGAGCTGAGGGGACGGTGGTCAGTTTGTTGTCCCTCAGGTCCAGCAGCCTCAGCTCCAGATGTTGCAGTGAAGCAGGGAGCTGAGTAAGAGAGTTTCTGGAAATGTTCAAAGACTTCAAGTGGTGGAAAGGAGAGAAGTCAAAGTGTTTCAGGCCTGTGTTTCCCAATCCTAGATGGTGTAAAGTTCTGCTGAGGTCTTTTATCGATCTGGGCCCGATGACGAGTTCTGGGTTGTTAGACAGCTCCAGGTGTGTTAGGGGCGTCCCTACGAATGCTAATGATGGCAGCCTCCCCAGGTTGCACCCTGATAGGTGGAGATATCTCAGAGAAATTATGTTTCTCCAAACGACACAGTCTGATTGGTTACCCCCACCCATGCCCCCACCCCATGCCTCAAGGGGGCACACGCCAACTCTGTTGTAGCTAATATCCACAGAGCTGATGCTGGTGAGAGAGGAAAACAGCTGAGCAGGTAGACTCTGCAGGTCATTCTGGCTCAGGTTCAGGAAGCTCAGGTTGCCTAGCTTTCTCAAACTAACTTGGTCGGCGTGGAGCTCTGTCAACCTATTGTTGCTCACGTCCAACTCGTACAACGTCCCCGGCAGCTTTTCCAGAGTTAGATTCAAGACCTCAAGACAGTTTGTCCACATCCTGAGTCTGGTCAGGCTTGGCATTTTGCTGATGAACCCTTGGGGGAAGTAGCCCACCTGATTTCCACTCAGATCCAGCAGGTCTAGAGAGGAGATGTCCCCGTGCAGGCTCTCATCCCACAACTTGGCTGTGACGTTGCTCATGTTGCCCCTCAGGTTGTAGAACTGGACACTTGTTTTCCAGTTGGGGTAGGCAGCGGTGTCCGCCAGGTGTTCGTAGAAGCTCACCCTGTTCTGGGACAGATGGAGGTTCCTCAGGCGGCTGTGGGTGGGCAGaaaggggaagaagaggaggttgttGTCTGTGAGATCCAGGGTCTCCAGCTGGAAGACTTCCTGGAGGTCTTGGTTGGCTATGAACCACTCAATGGCATTGTGACTGGCATTGAGGACCACCAGCTGGGTCATGTGGAAGTGCACCAGGCAGGGCAGGTAGTTGAAGGCCAGGTTGAGTCTCTGGAGCTTGTGCAGGTGATCGAAGGACTCGTCAATCTCAAACAGCATGTTCCTCTGCAGGTCCAGCTCTCTGAGCTGGTGGAGGTCGCTGAAGGAGCTTTCATCCAGCCTCAACAGGAGGTTCCTGGAAAGGTTGAGGTACTCCAGCGACGTCATGTTCTGGAGGAGGACGGAGACCATGTCCTCTGTAAGCTGGTTTTCTGACAGATCCAGAACTCTGAGTCTAGACAAGGTGAGCAGCGCCAGGCTAGTTTGCCGGTATCCAACGTGAAGGTTATTGGCAGCTAGATTGAGGCTCTCTAGATGAGGTGAGTTGTGAAAGAGCTTGGACCCCGCCGTCTCCAAGCGGTTGTCGGCACAGTTTAGAGTACGAAGGGAGACGTAGCGGGAGAGGGAGTCATCTTGTAGCGTCTGAATGTGGTTGTGGTTCAGGTGGAGGTCCTCTATGCTGTCAGGTAGGCCCTCAGGTACAGACGAGAGCTCACTGTTGCTACAGAGAGCAGTCTTTTGGGTCTGTAAAGGGAAAAAAAGAGAGCATTTTAAGTGTATGCAAGAGAAATACTTTATTTTAGAAATGCAATATAAAATACTTTACTTTATACGATAAAACACTTTGAAGAGCAAAGGAAGAAAAAAACCCTGCTTATATCacatatcagaccagagagtATATGAGGGTATAAATATATTACATGTACGCAGGAGTTGAAACTCTGAGAACCagcagtgatggaaaaagtacccaattgtcctactagagtaaaagtaaaagataccttaatagaaaatgactcaagtaaaagtgaacgtcacccagtaaaatactacttgagtaaaagtctaaaagtatctaaATATAGTTAAGAACAGTGGTGGGAAAAgaactcaattgtcatacttgagaaaAGTACGTGTAAATGCTAAACATCAAATTGCTTGAATTAAAGCAAACCAGACAGAATgactttattgttttttttttctcatttatagacagacaggggcacactccaacactcagacatcattttgAATCGCAGTATTTGTGTTAAGTGAGACTGacagatcagaggctgtaggaATGACCAtgtgttatattgataggtgcatGAATTGGACAATAGTTCTGTCCTGCCGGAGCATtctaaatgtaacgagtacttttcggtgtcagggaaaatgtaaaagttgtcaaaaatataaatagtaaagtacagataccccccaaaaatacttagtagtactttaaagtattttgacttcagtactttacaccactgagaaCCAGCAGCAGTTTCCACTACAGCATCACCTTTGTGGTAACGTTTGCAGTCTCTTCCCCTTAGCCCTGTGTATGCAAAGGTCATCAGAGGCACTTTTTACACCTTTCACTGAGAACCACAAGCTCTGAAGTTCAACATTCAAAGGGACTTTCTTTACCTcgttttttattgtattttttttattgagtTATATTTATTTTAATGAGCTTGTCCAAGAAGTTTAGCGCTTACCAGTCTGCAGGGGCTGTGGTGAGGCTGGCAGAAGGCAGGCATCAGGAGGCTACACAGGGACCAGAGGGTTAGACAGAGCAGGGTAGGGGAAGAGGCCGTGGATGAGCATCTTAACATCCTGgctgtggaagagaggacagcaGGAGAGAAGTGAGACTGTCAAAAGGAGAGGAGGTCTACAATGTGGGCAGAGAGACGTCATGGTTAATACACGCCAGACATTATAATACCAACGCAGTCTGCAGGGGCTGTGGTGAGGCTGGCAGAAGGCAGGCATCAGGAGGCTACACAGGGACCAGAGGGTCAGGGACCAGAGGGCCCATTCAAATATAATAAAAGTATATCTTGAGCATCTGAGCAGTCCGCTATCATTTAACCTTGATAAAACATTCAATTAATTATTTTCATACGGTATCATCATAACCATATCAAATCCCATCCATTCTATCAAATCTATGTGGCACATAGGTAAATTCCACTATTCACTGTTGGAAATATGTGCTATATAACATGTTATCCTATGTCCACTACTGTTGTAATCAAATAAACAAATTATTAATAATCTATAATATACTTCTAAAACCTTTTATAATCTATAAATTAACTAATATTTTACTCAAATACTAAATTTACATGGGTTATTCCACGAAATTAGTGCCTTTTACATCCCTTTAATATTACatttttaagtagaaattgtgcacaaatattgcattttaaaagcttgttttattaaatgaagtgccatttaaatatagaccacatggaaaattCTATAAATCACATTTTTAATATTAAAGAATACTTTCTAAAGTGCCCAAATTCTGCATTTTTACATGTCCCTCTGTGTCCCTCTATGACTTCTAGAGGGATTTCAACCCACTttaaccccaacatttctccaaTTTTtttaccatcattgtaaagctGTAGTTATTTTCTTCTTTTGTCAAATTAATTTCtggttattattatttatttaatgtgatttttAGTCAATTATTTTAAAGGTAAAAACAACATGTCCCTCATTTTAAAGTCAATCCTGTTACATGAACTAAACTCTGGTTTTAATATGCTaaaactattcctttttaaatatttgttatttatttactGAACATCTTATAGTCAAACCCTAGTGTAAAAACTGGTTCTACTCTTGTTGGTcattttgtggtggaaaactgagcgggtcgaTTATAACATCTTCCATTCCCcttgtcacaaggggatttatgtcTGATTTAAGAACCCTGTTAAGGTCAACCTCTTGAGATGGAAAAACATGTTTGCTTTTTAAGTTGCACATGTGTTCTTTATGACAGAATACGGAACCACTTAGGGGTCATGGTGAAGAGAAAAAGACAGCCAGGCTAATCTGTTCCCTCTGTTTTACTTATCCATTCCCTCAGATGTTTCATTCATCCCCTTGTTTTTTTGTGTAGCCTATCTCTAGGCCTAAAAACGGGATTCTCCATATGTGTGCTACCTTGACGGTCCTACTTGGCCTATAACATATTGCAGCCTAAATGTTTTCAGATACTTTAGGATGACTGAGGTGTGGCCCGGAGGTGGGCTCGGCCTGTGTCTGCAAataacacctgaaacagcttttttcTTGCAATCAGTaaccataatcattatgcttattTCTGTGTCGAAAATATGTTTCTTTTTCAGCGTACAGTATCTAAGCCTACCTCTGGAGCTGTCTGTAGCATCCTGATTGgtggttatttatttattttacattcatttagttattgcttgcttttctaaagtctaacAACCTTGCCAGCTAAGAtacactgaacataaatataaacacaacatgcaacaatttcaaagattttacagagttacatttcacataagaaaatcagtcaatttaaataaattcattaggccctaatctatggatttcacatgactgggaatacagatatgtatctgttggtcacagatatcttctttttattttataggggcgtggatcagaatcTGGTGTGACAcgtccttcgcatagagttgatcaggctgttgattgtggcctgtggaatgttgtcccactcctcttcaatggctgtgcgaagttgctggatgttGTCAGAAACTGGAACaggctgtcgtacacgtcgattcaGAGCCTCCCAAAatatgctcaataggtgacatgtctggtgagtatgcaggccatggaagaagaCCTGGGGCATTTTCAgctccaggaattgtgtacagatccttgtgacatggggccgtgcattatcatgaggaaatatgaggtgatggcggtgggtGAATGGCACTATAATGGGTCTCAGGaactcgtcacagtatctctgtgcattcaaactgccattgataaaatgcaattgcttGTTGCcaatagcttatgcctgcctataccataaccccaccgccaccatggggcactctgttcacaatgttaacATCAGAAAACCATTCGACCACACAACACCATAAAcgttgtctgccatctgcccggtacagttgaaaccaggattcatgacctgacttctccagcgtgccagtgaccatcgaaggtgagcatttgcccactgaagtcggttacgattccaaactgcagtcaggtcaagaccctggtgaggacgacgagtatgcagatgagcttccctgagaaggtttctgacagtttgtgcaaacccacagtttcatctgtccgagtggctggtctcaaacgatcctgcaggtgaagaagccgaatgtggaggtcctgggctggcgtggttacacgtggtctgcggttgtgaggccggtttgtgtgtattgccaaattctctaaaacgatgttggaggcggcttattttagagaaattaacattaaattctctggcaacagctctggtgggcattactgcagtcagcatgccaattgcacgctccctcaaaacttgagacatctgtggtattgtgtggcattgtgacaaaactgtacattttagagtggcctgttattgtccccccagcacaaggtgcacctgtgtaatgatcctgctgtttaatcagcttgttgatatgccacacctgtcaggtggattgataatcttggcaaaagagaaatgctcactaacaggaatgtaaacaaatgtgtgcacaagatttgggagaaaaaaatatttttgtgcatatggaacatttctgggatcttttaaaTCGGAAAATGCGCAGACATCAGAAACAAAGCATCCACGTCTCAAGGATAAacccgatttttatttatttttttatagaaaaaaaatgtgtttaccaaacaaacaaaaatactgAACAATAATTTCCCAGACGAGTTTACTGATGGCTTCATACCACCTGATAACATGTCCAAGGGCTCCTTTGACTATAGGTGAAAAGCTGGTCATTCCCTCAGTCATGGATGCTTGCCGAGAGGGTTTTGTCCCAACCGCTGCTACAAAGATCAGAGAAATCCCACTTTCCAATGACACTATCGCGCATAGAATCCAGGATATGGCAGATGATGTTGAATCACACGCAGGTTTTAGACAGAGCCCGCACATCAAATTGGTTTTTGCAATGCAATTAGATGAGGCGACTGACATTTCAAATGCCGCATCTTGTATATATTTGCTACATATATGAAGATAGTCTTTGTTGCAGTTGCCTCAGAACACAACTGCAGGTGAAATATTCTGTGTTCTGAACAAGTatgtgggcggcaggtagcctagtggttaagcgcattgggtcagtaactaaaatgttgatggttcgaatccccaagccaaCTAGGAAAAAagctgttgatgtgcccttgagcaaggcacttaattgCTCCTgtgagtcgctctggataagagcctctgctaaatgactaaactaAAAAGGGACATGGATTACAACGGGGCTGTTGCATTGTGATCTGTAGGCCTACCAACAAGACTGCTGCTCAACCTATCCACGCAGGGAAGTGAAAGTGAGATTTTCCAAGCAAACGATAAAATtgacaatttaaaaaaagaagcTTGTCACCGGTTCTTGATAATAATCTGAGCTGTCCTGTGACTGAAGCCTACACGCTTGTTTTAATGAGATGGCTGTTCAGCAGCGGGTAATACCCGCAACTCTGCAAGATCGCAGTGCAGACATTAATCCCCTTTCATTATGTGAGACCAACTTGTCTCTTGCTACAATAACATCTAAATATCGCAACACACTAGCTGTTGAAAACTCCTTGACACCTCTGAGGTGTCCCTGGCACCAACAAGTTTGAGAGTTAAAATTAGGCCTATGCTATAGGAATATCATGCTATCTGTTTGACAGACGAAATGACAGCCTACTGTCAGTAGATTTTGTCAGACAATTCCTTCCCGTCACCATGCACTCATTAAATATCTCAGTGCCAGTGAAGAGATTGGTGTGTTAAGGAAATTAGAACCAGGGCTCAAATTGAGGGTATGTCAGGTTGTTGTGGCTTTTGTTAAAGAAAATGGCTCAAATATATTGAATATATAGGCCTGCCCTTTGTTAGCTTAAGATTTAGAAGAAAATAAACAATGGATCTGATTATATAAAGCAACGCTTTTGTCCAgaatgctttatgctagaaacaagctgtaaaatgtCGAGGAAAGACGTGATTCCAGGACATATCGAATATATTTGGTTCGTCTCTATGACATTCAGAGGCTGCACCACAACATGCTATAGCTGAGGACGAGGAGACAACACATTCACTTTGCTTGGGAGGTAATGACTCTGTTCCTATCACCTGACATTCGACCTTTCAACAGGTTATTAAACAACATACTGACTCTAAATCAGTCAGGAGCAAGCCAGGTAGCCGAAGAAGGAAGGGAAATGAATGATTTAGGCTATAGTTATTTTAAGGCCTGCCATTTAAGAAATCAAATGTGAAGCAGTTGTGACAGTCTACAGGCTGGCAGGAGCACTTGGCATTTCAACAACACATCAACATCAGCACTACAACGACATGCCTATAAATGTAGCATTTATGCTGTATAAAATGACATTTAAAACAATTATTAGTTAGCATGAAATAATTATTAAACGAAAAATGCCGTATTAGGCTATACAGTTATTCTACAATTCCTTTGAATTCCCTTTTACAATCACGAGTTTGGCCAGTCTTTGGTTTGAGGATCATGTGGTGAGCTTTGCATGCCTAGTTTGTTAATTTAGCCTCTTATAGTCCCATGCCCTGATCACAGTCAACACAAATCTATTTTGTAACAACAATATCATGGAATaaaatttaatacatttgaaaatgatATTTTTCCCAAATGAAAAAAAGTTACAAGTGCATACTGGATGATATGTGGCTGCTGTGTTAAACAATGAATGGCTTTTTCTCTAAATTATTGATGATCAGATACGTCAGTTGTAACTGGTTCTGTTGGGCTCAAATTGTACAGTTGATATAAAACATTTGTACTGATCCAAACTTATCCTCCTTCCTAACAACAGCCTGTATAGATATCAAAACGTCTCCGGTTACTGTAGCATGCGATCATTCGTAGTCATACTCTGTTGtggtattaaaaaaaatattctgcaTTTATAAAATAATACTTTTTCTCAGACCGCAAAtaagattttatttttatttttttaaactaggcaagtcagttaagaacaaattcttattttcaatgacggccttgttcaggcgcagaacgacagatgtttaccttgtcagctcggggattctatctagcaacctttcggttactggcccaacactctgaccaccaggctacctgacaGATTCATGCAGGGCTTTTGTTATAATCGTATATCTTTCCACCCGTGTCCGTGGTGATCTGCGAATCCATAAACTTCTGGCTActttgccatgtaatgcttacaaaACAAAGAAACGTTTCTTAAACTGCATATCTAATGATCTGGTCTGTCCTAGGAGTGAGGCTAAACGGTAGGCATGGTCGCTGCTATCCTCTTTGTTTGAATTATTATTTTGGATATAGTGGAGGGTCACTTGTTGTTTTTTTTCAAGCTTTCAGTGGGGGTtaggtaaaaatatattttactgaaATATATTTCAATTCAGAGAGATCCGATTTTCTCCAGGTATCCCTCATTATATATAACGTACAGTCCCTTATAAAAATTCTGAGGGTATGGATAAAAAAAACCGAGGGAACGGGTTAGCCTAGCTGTTTTTTCTCCACCGTGACCCATAAGGAGCTCCATAACAGAATGATTAAAAAACGAATCACCAAGTTACATTACTCACAAGGCAACCAATTGGTGGAAAGACCCACATATTAAATATCTGAACAAACACTACTTATAGTGAAACAAACGAATCAATAATAATTTATAAGCACTTTAAAAAGCATTTGACAAATCCAGTGAATTGGCATAGACTGTATTAGGATATTAAGCTACAAAGTAACATTCCTTGACCTAAGAGCATGAATGACAATAACCTCAACGTTAAACTTTCTGTTCGGATATTACAAGCATGTAGTGAAAAGAGTGCTAGTTTGCGTTTATGTTATTTATAGATGACTTTTCTACATGCTGAGTGTAGATCCATCACACGCAGTTGGAAAGGAGTGTACAGCGCATCCACTACTCACGCTGATGGTTAGATGTGGGTCCTTCAAGCCACAGTCGGTTGAGCTGTTGACCATATCTCCGGTTGTGCGCGATGCAGCGCTGGTGGGTCGagtggtgtgtgttctctacacAGCAGAGCCGTGCAATTAGTATTTGCGGAAGCAGGCTAGCAACGGAAACCAAAGTCACATGGACAAGATCATACAAATAGATTCACATGCCTAGGTCAGAGACATGTTCTATATTACATTAAACATTGGAACCAGAAGCTTCACTACATTGTATAATATGCATGGCATCCATACCTGTGCACATAGTGCATCACTGTCGACTTACAATGTTATTTGCCGATAAAGGTTTACATCAAATACAACTTTCTCACCCAATCATTTCTATGTGGGAATTCTAAGTTAAAATACCCTTTTTTaaagttttgttttcaaaatagCAATGTGAAGCACTTCATGCTCTCACGAAAAAGCCTGGTACATTGGCATTTGTCATTCACATCACGATTTGTGTATGCTTCTCTCGTCTACCACAAAAACCTAGTGAGAAAACGCCTTTCTCACCCCTCTCTCGCCTACTCCTGTTTCTGATCATCAGATAGTACAGAGAGGAAACCACTCAACACTCACACCCTTCCTGCCTAGCTGACACTTGTGCAACTGTAAAGAGAAAAATAGTTTTTTCTTGACAATGAATAGTTCACCTACACTGACACTATTAAACATATTCAACCAGCCCTCTCATTTGTGCTGAACCTTTggaagagaaacacagagagaaaggtaattatttttttaaattctgtggCCTACCACAGCGTAGTGTTGTGTATTCTCCTATAGTTCTGGAAATAGAATAGGGAATTAGAATCAGGAAGTGATGGAGCCGCCATTGCATGGGTGATCTGTTGGGGCCATTGCATGGGTGATCTGTTGGCGCTTCCTTCTTGTTTTCATGCTATGaggcctctcctctctccctcaactcTGACTTTACTACGGGATTGGCAGCTGAAGCCAGATTCATGGTCAGTTTAATTTAAGCAGCGTTCATTGTTCAGAGGTTTAACCTGGCCTCAAATATTAGACCTGGATCTCCTCTCTTTCAATATTCCATTTAGTAAAAGTATTATGCCTTGTGTTTTAAAAACAGTACAAAGAGACATCCCTCATGCTCCCTCAAGAGTGTGCACGAGTAGCATTGAGGTAGAACACCGCTGACATTCTAAGCTTTCATGTggttataacacacacacacacccaggaaaCCGGTTGACAAACTGGTACATTATAATCAAACTATAAATCAGAAACCTGCTTTAAGCTAACCTAGGGCATCTGAGAATCCCTACAGACTGACACTCTCCTGCAGTTCATTCAGCCCACAAACACCAACTCTACTTTATGAGAAAGGCAGACAAAACAAAGGATTTGATTGTAGAATAAGGGAGACTGCAATGTGATAATATAGACATTGAAAGGTGGCTTTGAATTTAGGAAGCCGATACGTACAGCtaaataaagagcagtgatactatcaaggtGCGGGTTTCTTCTTCGTTCTTATCTTATTAAACTGTTACCAGgcacctgcaacaaagatagctcagatgtgcaaGTGTCTTTTGATTTAGGAAGTAAATAAAATACAGGCCTATTAAAATGTTTCAGTAGGTGGTTCTTATTTTATATAACATATACAAAGCAATGATCGCCCTCTTGTGGAAGCATCATGAAACAATCAATCAGACTGGCACCAGGTAGTCTTTATTTGAAGCTTCCATGACCTCTTCAATAGTACCACGGATTAAAACCtataaataaatatcatgaaatacTAGGACTAATACCACCACAATTAAAATGGATGCACAAAGGGTAATGTAGTCCCC
The window above is part of the Salvelinus namaycush isolate Seneca chromosome 7, SaNama_1.0, whole genome shotgun sequence genome. Proteins encoded here:
- the LOC120050293 gene encoding LOW QUALITY PROTEIN: transforming growth factor beta activator LRRC33-like (The sequence of the model RefSeq protein was modified relative to this genomic sequence to represent the inferred CDS: deleted 1 base in 1 codon); the encoded protein is MLIHGLFPTLLCLTLWSLCSLLMPAFCQPHHSPCRLTQKTALCSNSELSSVPEGLPDSIEDLHLNHNHIQTLQDDSLSRYVSLRTLNCADNRLETAGSKLFHNSPHLESLNLAANNLHVGYRQTSLALLTLSRLRVLDLSENQLTEDMVSVLLQNMTSLEYLNLSRNLLLRLDESSFSDLHQLRELDLQRNMLFEIDESFDHLHKLQRLNLAFNYLPCLVHFHMTQLVVLNASHNAIEWFIANQDLQEVFQLETLDLTDNNLLFFPFLPTHSRLRNLHLSQNRVSFYEHLADTAAYPNWKTSVQFYNLRGNMSNVTAKLWDESLHGDISSLDLLDLSGNQVGYFPQGFISKMPSLTRLRMWTNCLEVLNLTLEKLPGTLYELDVSNNRLTELHADQVSLRKLGNLSFLNLSQNDLQSLPAQLFSSLTSISSVDISYNRVGVCPLEAWGGGMGGGNQSDCVVWRNIISLRYLHLSGCNLGRLPSLAFVGTPLTHLELSNNPELVIGPRSIKDLSRTLHHLGLGNTGLKHFDFSPFHHLKSLNISRNSLTQLPASLQHLELRLLDLRDNKLTTVPSAQANVLATKLHTVFLNGNTFNCCQLDWYRTFERAKTVTIVDLSDISCQDLTKRTHRVVLVDSLICGGSDGESVYWYILLFIVPVLCLVGMSVIFLLTFRPRLLPMAIKNTCWSHLPCVVEEKSNKEDTGRVQIPILEF